The DNA window GCCAACCGGGATCCGGCTATCTACACCGACCCCGACCGCTTTGACATCAGCCGGACCGACGCGCCCGCCGTGCTGAGCTTCGGTGGCGGCATCCACTACTGCCTCGGCGCGAACCTGGCCCGGCTCGAGCTCGCCGAGGCCCTACAGATCCTCACCCGCCGAATGCGCGAACCCTCCCGCACAGGTCCGGCGCCCTGGAAGCCGATGATGGGGTTGAGCGGACCGACGACGCTGCCGATCGAGTTCTCCCGTGCCTAACCGCGGCTGGTCGGGCAATGCCCCGGGGTCCGACGAAGAGGCGATCGACCGGATCCTCGACGTGGCCGACGCCATCATCGCCGAGCGCGGAACCGCCGTACGCATCGCCGACGTCGCGCGCATGCTCGGCGTCACCCGTCAGACCGTCTACCGCTACTTCCCCAACACCGAAGAGCTGTTGTTGGCCAGCGGGATGCGTACCGCAGACGGGTTTCTCGACCAGCTCGCCGAGCACACCAGCGGGTTGACCGAACCCGCCGCGGCGATCGTCGAGGGAATCGCATTCGCCGTCGAGACACTCGCTGAGGACGCACAATTCGCCAACCTGCTCAGGAACGGATCCAAGAGCGGCACCGCCGTCTCACTGACCTCCGACACCGCCAGGGCATTCAGCCGTTCGATGCTGCACCGATGCGATGTCGATTGGGAGAGCAACGGTTACGACGAGGCGGCGCTCGATGAGCTGGCCGAGTTGGGGTTGCGCACATTCCATTCGATACTCGTCGACCCCGGTGAGCCCGCGCGTGACGGCTTTGCTCTGCGCCGCTTCATTTCCCGGTGGTTGGGCCCGGCCGTCGTGTATCCGCGGCTGACCCAGGTCATGGAGGCGCTGCAGCCCATCAGTGTGCGGCCGCAGCGCAGCCGACCTACAGCCAGCGCATAGCCTGATGCACTATCATTACGCAATTCGCGGGTAATGATGCGAGGAGTGCATAGGTGTTTTCACTCGCCCGGCTGTCGTGCTTCGTCGCCGTCGCAGAAGAACTGCACTTCGGACGCGCGGCCGAACGCCTCCACATGACCCAGCCCCCGCTGAGCCGCCAGATCCAGCAGCTCGAAAGCGAACTCGGCGTACAACTGATCGACCGCACGACCCGGACGGTCACGCTCACCCCCGCCGGCGTCGCCTTCCTCCCCGATGCGCGACGCATCCTCCAGCTCGCCGAGGGCGCCGCCCAGACCGTCAAGCGGATCCCCGAAGGCGACCTCGGCACGGTCGTCGTCGGATTCACCGCCGCCTCCGCCCACGTCGTGCTTCCACGACTGCTCAGTGCCGCGCGCGAGAAACTTCCCGACGTGAAACTCGACCTGCGCGAGATGGTCACCGCCGTTCAGCTCGACGGCCTGATGAGCGGCGAAGTGGATCTGGGCATGGCCCGCCCGCCGGTCAAGCGGCCCGGCCTTGTCTCGCGACCGCTGTTGCACGAGCAGCTGATTGCCGCACTGCCGGAAGAACATCCGCTCGCCGCACTCAACCGTCAGTTGACGCTCAACGACCTCGACGGCCAGGACGTCATCATGTATTCGCCTATCCAGGCAAGGTATTTCAACGAACTGCTCATCAGTACGTTCACCATCGCCGGGGCATCGCCGCGCTACGTGCAGTACGTGACGCAGGTGCACACCATGCTGGTGCTGGTCCGCACCGGCATCGGCATCGCGTTGGTGCCGGCGTCGGCCGCGACGCTGCATCCCGACAATGTCGTCTTCCGCACCATCGGTGCGTTCCGCGAGCGTCCCGTCGAACTCGACGCCGTCTGGCGCGGCGACAGCAGCAACCCCGCGCTGTTGCGTCTGCTCAGAGATGTGCTGCCGCAACGGGAGTGGACCACCGACAATCTGGTCGAGGACGTGCTGAGCTGACCTTACTTGGGCGCCACCGACAGCCCGGTATAGATCTCGTCGAGAAGGTACGGCAGCATCGCATTCGCCGTCGTCCTGCCGTCGGGCGACAGGGTGAGATTCGTCCAAATGACCAGTGTCACATCGGCATCCGGGTCGTGGCCGATAAAGGAGTTGAAGCCCGGCAGCTCGCCCCTGTGGTAGTACATCTGCGCGGTCGGACTGTAGCGCTGATAGGAGATTCCGTATCCGTACTCCTGCCCGCCGGCTGCATCCGGAATCTCGACTTGCAGGCTGTCCAACCATTGCCGGTGGAAGTCGGCGTCAAACACCTTGCCTGACACCAGCGCCTTGATCCACGTCGCCAGGTCGTCGGCCGTCGAGATGGCCCCGCCCGCCGCGGTGGCGTACGACGAATTCTGGTTGGTGTAGTCGACCGGCTCGAGGGTTCCGTCTCTCATCTCGGCCTGCATCCCTGCCGGATACTCGATGTCGGCGAGTGCGTACTTGCTCTCGCCGTACATATAGCCGTGGGAATACGGCGCCGGAATCGACGTGTCGTCGATCGCGGGCAGTGACGTCTGCTCGAGGCCGACCGGACCGAACAGTCGGTCCTGGAACTGTTGCGCCAGTGGGCTTCCGCCGACCTTTTCGGCGACAAGACCCAGCAGGGCGTAGTTGGTGTTGTCGTACTCGTACTCGGTGTCCGGCGGGAAGTTCGGCGGGTGCTTGAAGCCGATGGCGAGGACCTCCTGCGGTGTCCAGGCCTTCGCGGGATCGGCATCAAGGGCGTCCGCGAGTTCGGGAGCCGCCGTGTAGTTGTAGAGACCGCTGCGCATCTTCAACAGGTCGGCGATGGTGATGTTGTTGCCATCGGGGACGTCCGGAACGTAGTCCGAGATCGGATCGTCGAATTTCAGCTTGCCGTCCTGGGCGAGCAGCACGATCAGCGCCGCGGTGAAGGTCTTGGTGTTCGAGGCGATCCGGAAATGCGTATCCGCGGCCGGTGGTGCCACTGCGCCGAGTTCGGTCGTGCCGACCGTCGCCTCGAAATCCCCTTGCGGCGTGCGCAGGACGACCATGGCGCCGGGAACGTAGAGATCCTTCGCCACCTTCTCCACGACCGCCCGGAACGCCGCCGCGTCGATGGGCTTGAGTGCCGGGGTTGGCGCCGGAGACGACGAGCAGCCGGCGATCACAAACGCGACGCACATCGCGGACGACGCGATTCGGACCGTTCTCGTCATGGCCGAACCCTAGGCGCCCGCTCTCGCGCTTGGATAGTAGGGACAAAATGGCGTCATCGATTGAGGCTCTTGTGACTCATTCGTGGGTCATTGGCGGCCAGGCAAGGTGGGGCGGTGTCCTCCGAGAGTGAGCATGGCTAGGGCGATTAAGGCGCCGGGGTGGGCGAAGCCGAAGGCGATGCGGGTGATGAGTCGGATCTTGGTGTTGACCGATTCGATGAGTCCGTTGGAGAGGCCGTGGGCGATGGAAGCGAGGATCTGCTCGCGGTGGCCGGCGATGCGGCGTTGGAGCTTGACGAATGATTCGATGCGGCTGCGCCGTGCCCAAGCGATCCACCTGTCCAGCGCTTCGGCGGCGTGGTCGGCAGGGAGTTTGAAGACCGTCCGTAGGCCTTCTTTGAGCAGGTAGGCGCGGTAGAGCCGAGGGTCGGTGGTGGCGATCCAGCGCAGCTTCGCTTGTTGGCGGTCGGTGAGGTTTTCCGGGTTCTTCCACAGCGCGTAGCGGGCGCGCCGCAATGCTTGGGCTGGCCCGGTGGAGATGGTGGCGCGTCGGCCATGGGCCCACCCGTGCGAGCGGGTATGCCCGCTGCGGCGAGCATCGCTCCAGGCCTGTTGACGCACGGCATCCAATGCCTCAGTGGCCCAACCAACGACGTGAAACGGGTCGGCACAGCGGATGGCGTCCGGGCATCGTTCGCTGACCACGTCGGCGATCCATTTGGCCCCATCAGCGGTGACGTGGGTGATCTGGGCGCACCGACCTGCACCTGAGGCTTCTAGCGCGTCGAAGAAGGCGCGCACGGTCGCGCGTTCGTGACCGGGATGCGCCCACACCAGGCGGCCGCTGTCGTGGTCGACGACCACAGTTAGGTACTTGTGATGGCGCTTGTAGGAGATCTCATCAATCCCGATCCGCGTCAGGTCGGCGAACCCATCGACTCCGGCGACGGTGTCGGCCCACACTCGAGTGATGATCGATCCGACTGTGCGCCAGGCGATCCGCATCAGCTCGGTGATTGCCTTCTTGGAGCAGTGTGTGGCCAACCAGGCCACCTGCTGGTCGAACGAGCGGGTATGTCCCGCGCCGTGTCGGGCCCAGGGGACTTGTCGCACCGTCGGGCCGTGGGTGGGGCAGTTGACCCGTGGGGCGTCAGCCTCCAGGAAGACCTGAACGGTTCCCAAATCGAGTCCGCGCCACCGCCGCCGCCCCTGGCCGCGGTCATACCAGGAGGCTCTCGATCCGCAGTCTCCGCATCGACCCTTAAGCGGTCGTCGCGGTCGCATATGGACCACGAGAGCCTGCGTTTGGTCGTCGAACTCGACGCCCTCGACCACCGCGTTCTCGACGCACAACACGGTGCGCCATAGGCTGGCATTCCGCACGCCGTTCTCCGATCTGTAGTTTTTGACCTTCGACAAGCCAAAAACCTAGACCGGAAACGGCGTGTGGCCGTTCAGGCGCAATCAGCAACCCACGAATGAGTCACAAGAGCCTCAATTGATGACGGCGCTGGGTCGGGTGGTGCCTTCAGCGGACAGACGAGGACGGGTCAGGAAGTCGACCCATGCATGAAGTCGCCGCTTCGGCGGTGTCCACACCTGCCGTTGTTCGCCAGGCCACGCATAGGCCGGCACCCCGTCAGAGATCAAATCGAGCAGGCGCGGTTCCTCGAGGACGCGAGCCGAGGCGGCATACAGAGCGTCGGCCCGCGGCGCGATCACGCCGAAGTCCACCATCCGAAAGAGCCTGTTCTCACTGTCGATGACCTCTTCGATCGTCACCTCGTCGATCGGGTAGCTCACGGGGAGAACATCCTTCATCGACAGCAGGGCCTGTGGCCCGCGGGCCCGCGGATGACCGACGAGCCTGGCGACGAGCGCGAACCGGCCCAGCGCCAGGTTGGCGTCGGCCACCAGCGCGTGTGCATACAGCACCCGCACCAGAACCACATTCATGAAGAACCGCTCGGCCGGCGCTTCCCGCGACGCCAGTTCCGTATGCGTCAAGTATCCGGCGACGACACTCGCGTTGTGGGCCAGGTACCAGGATCGGGCCGACGGTGCACGGAAGAAGTCGACCCAGTGCTGCACCGTCGGGCGCGACGGCACCACGTCCTCACGCTCCACCAGAAGCTTCGCCTCGAGCGTGTCGCGAAGCAGGTCCTCGTTGACCGCGCGCCACCACGGACTACCCGGCGCCGCGGCCTCTGATGCGTTCAGCACACCTCGCGCCTGCTGCCACCGCATGAACGCGACGACCGCGCGGCGATACGGACGGTAGGGCCGACGCACGCTGCGAAGCGCATACGTCTGCGCGGCCAGGCGGATGCGCGCCGCAGGATCGTCGCGCACCTCCGAGACCATCCGCTCCGCGGCCTGCGCAGCGGTCACGACGCCAACAAGGCCAGCGGTCATATCCCCACTCCTCAATGTGAACACTATTTACATTAATGGATGTTAGCGTTGTAAACATGCCCGGTCGAGCCGGAATTCCCGACACGGCGGAATCCAAGCGCGACACGTATCACCACGGCGATCTCAAACGCGCGCTGACGGACGCAGCCCTGCAGTTGGTGCAGGAAAAAGGGCCTAAAGGGTTCACGCTGCGAGAGGTCGCCCGCCGGGCGGGGGTCAGTGCCGCCGCGCCCTATCGGCACTTCGCCGACAAGGCCCAGCTGCTCGCGGCCGCGGCCACCCAGGGTTTTGTCCAACTCCACGAGACGTTGGATGACACCGTCAAGGCGACGCCCGACCTCTCGGCACAGGTGCTCGCGATGGGGAGGGCGTATGTCCGGTGGGCCGTCACCCATCCGGACTACTACCAGGTGATGTTCGGCTCAGAACTCGACAAGACCGAGAGCCCCGAGGTGCTCGCCGCGGGCGAGCGCGCCTTTGACGACCTGCTGGACACGATCGTGCGATGCCAGGAGTCGGGACTGCTCCCCAAAGGAGATTCCCGCACCATCGCGGGGCCGATTTGGTCAGTGCTGCACGGTGTTTCGATGCTGACAATCGGCAGCGATCTCATCCATGTCGGTATTCGTGAAGAACCCGAGGCGCTGATCGAGCGATCGCTGCGCGATCTGCTGTTCGACAACGAGTGATCCTGCTCTCTTAATGTTTACTCAGAGATGTTCTGCCACAAGGGGAATAGGCGTCATCGCACAGATGAAAACGTGGTGAGCTGGGCTAATGCGTGCTAGCGTCGAAACATGCGCTTGAAAGCAAAGATCTTCGTCGCCTCCGGCGGTTTGCTGCTGTCAGTCGTCGCCCCCGCCGGAATCGCCTCAGCACAGCAAGATGTCGGGCCCATTGTGAATACAACGTGCTCATATCCGCAGGTGGTTTCCGCGCTCAACGCGCACGACCCCGCCGCTGCCGCCCAGTTGACCGGCTCGCCGTTCGTGGCTGGATGGATACAGAATTTCCTCGCGCAGGGGCCCGCTGAACGCACCGTGTTGATTCAGCAGGTGCAGGGCAACCCGCAGGCTGCGGAGTACACCGGGCTGGTTTTGCAAGTCGCCAGCACCTGCAACAACTTCTGACAGTGAACTCTTAAAGAGTCGTTAGGCCGGCCCGGACAGGTTGCCGTCGCGGATGTCATTGCGACATTCGGCTCGGGTCTTCTCGGTTTGACTCACGCACGCCTGAACCTGTTCCTCGATGCCCGTCGCGTACACCTCGTCGGTTGGGGCGGGCGCGGCCGTCGGATGCGGACTCGGCACGGTGCCCTGATAGATCGACCAGAGCTGGGTATTGGTGGCCGGCAATCGCGAGCAGTAGGCCTGCTGCCCGCTCGTCGCGACGCCGGCTGAACCGAGCGGATCGCAGTCCGCACCGATCCGCACCACCGGGACAGCCGGAGTGCTGGCGGCCGGCGGCGCCGGCGCACGTTGAGCAGCGGGCTCCTCGCGGTTGGCGATGGCCACACCCACCGCGATCGCCCCGCCGACTAGCACCGCGGCGGCCCCCGCCGCAAGCAGCCCCAGCCGCAAACGGCGCGATCCCCCGGCATCCTTGCGCCTGTGCTGCTTTCCCGACGCGGGGGCGGCCATCGTCCTATCGGTGGCGCCCAGACCCTGCGCCGCTTCCGACAGGCCATGGGCCATCGCCTCGGCGAAATCAGTGCAGGTATCGAAACGGTCGGCGGGCAACTTGGCCAATGCCCGTTCGAATGCAGGACCCAACCCCGAGAGTTCGGGGATGCGTTCGCCGATGGCGGGCGGGCTGGCCGTGAGGTGGTTACTGATCACCACCGCGGGATTGTCGTGCTGGAACAACTGCTGCCCGGTGAGGAGATGAAACGCGGTCGCGGCCAGCGCGTATTGATCGGCCCGGCCGTCGAGAGCCTGGCCCATGAGCTGTTCGGGTGCGGCATAGGCCACCGTGCCGACGGTCATATCGGTGGCGGTCAGACCCGCGGTGTCCTTGACCCAGCGCGCTATCCCGAAGTCCGCGAGGAGTGCGCGGCTGAACTTGGAGTTCGACTGCGCCAGCAGGATATTCGACGGTTTGACGTCGCGGTGCAGTAGCTCCTCGCCATGCGCATAGTCCAGCGCGTCGGCCACGGACGTCACTATTCGCACGACGTCCTCGGGCGGCAGACCGCCGCCCTGATGGTCACCTAGCAACCGTGCGGCATCGGTGCCCTCGACGAAGTCCATCGTGATCCACAGCTGGCCCTCGGCCTCGCCGCGGTCGTGCACGCCCACGATGTGCGGATGCCACAGTCGCGCAACCACGTCGGCCTCGCGATTGAAGCGTTCGCGGTATTCGCGGTCGATCGTCAACTCGACCGGCAGGATCTTCAGCGCGTCGTACCGCGGCAACCGCGGATGCTGGACGAGGTACACCTCGCCCATACCGCCCGCGCCGAGCTTATGAACGACGGTGTACCCGGCGAACACGTCGCCTTCGGCTAACGACATGGCATCGCACCCCGCATGGTGGCGGCATCACCGTTTTGTGCCATCGGGAAACCTTCGCACGCGCATGCGCGGGTATTGCTGTGGGGATGCCAATCGGCGTGCCGGGTGCTAGCCCGAGGCCGCGACCGGCAACTGAACCGGCGTGACGAGCTGTCCCGACTCGAGGAAGCTGCTCAGGTTGCGCAGCGTGAGGTCCTCCATCGCCGCGCGAGTCTCGACAGTGCCGCTGGCGACGTGCGGCAGCACCACGACGTTGTCCATCGACAGCAGTGCCTCCGGCACGTTCGGCTCGTCCGCGAAGACGTCCAGGCCCGCGCCTGCCAACCGGCCGTCGACCAACGCCGCAACCAATGCGTTCTCGTCGACGACGCTGCCGCGCGCGATGTTGATCAGGTATCCGCTCGATCCGAGCGCGTCGAGAACCTCGGCACTCACCAGCTTCTGCGTGCCCGCACCACCGGCGGCAGCTACGACCAGCACGTCGACCCCGGCCGCCAACTCCACCGGCGAGCCCACATAGGTGTACTCCGAGCCCTGGACCTCATGCCGATTGTGGTAGGAGATCGTGCATCCGAAAGCGCTGAGCCGCTTGGCGATTGCGCTACCGATCCGGCCCAGTCCAATGATCCCGACGCGGGTATTGCTGACCTGGCGCGTCAGCGGATAGTTGCCGTCGACCGGCCACCGGCCCGCCCGCACATAGCGGTCCGACGCCGAGAACTGGCGCAGCGTGTCGATCAACAGGCCCACCGCCGTATCGGCCACGCAGTCGGTCAGCACGTCCGGGGTGTTGCTCACGCCGACCCCGCGAGCGGCCGCCGCGTCGACGTCCGTCGTGTCGTAGCCGACACCGAAGTTCACCACCGCGCCGAGGTTCGGCAGCGCGGCCATCAACTCCGCGTTGACCCCGGTGCGGCCCGAGGTCACCACCGCGCGGATCTCGCTACCGTGCTCAGCGAGGAACTCCGCGGGCTCATCGGGCAGTACGTACGCCGCGTAGTCGTCCTGCAGCGTCTGCGCCAACGACGGTTTCAACGGGCCAACCTGCAACACCGAACGATTGCTCATAGTGCTGCCCACGCTACGACGACCTGCGGATACCCGTCCAACATTCGATTCGCATGGACTTATATCCAAAGAGCATCACTGGCAGGCCACCAGCCGTCGCGAGGTATCGGTACGTTGCTACGTCACACAACGCCGCAGCTCAAGTCATATTTATGGGGCTCCTGAAAAACGGGACGACCGTCCCATAATCGTCCGATATCGCCATTTGGCCCGGGTTGACGCTATCGAAACAGCGTCCTTACCGTGTGGTTGCGATCACAAGTCTCATCCACATACGTGGACGTCACTCCAGCCCAGGAGGATCGATGCTTTTCAGGAGTCCACGCACCGCGCTCCGACGCCGGGTGCTGGCCATGACGCTGGCGGCGGTCACCGTCACCGCCTCCGGGTGCACCGTCGCCAACTCTCGCCACGGCGGCTACGACCCCAACACCCTGCGCATCGTCCTCGCCCAGGAGCCGCCGACCCTGGAGCCCTGTGAGAGCTCACTGACCTCCACCGGCATCGTCGTCCGCTCCAACATCACCGAGCCGCTCATCGAGCGCGACCCCAACTCCGGCGACCTGCAGCCGCTGCTCGCCACCGAGTGGCGCCAGAGTGCGCCGAACCAGTGGACGTTCAAGGTCCGCGACGGCGTCACTTTCTCCAACGGCGCACCGATGACCGCCAAGGACGCCGCCTATTCGATCGATCGCGCGGTGAACTCCGACTTGAACTGCAACGTCGACGGCTACGTGTTCGGCGACGACCCCTTGGAGGTCGCCACACCCGACGACAGCACCCTCGTGGTGGGCACCAAGTCTCCCGATCCGATTCTCCCGCTGCGCATCTCGTTCGTCGAGATCGTGCCGACCGGCACCTCCATGACCGAGAAGGTGCGCGAGCCCATCGGCACCGGCCCTTACGCGATCGACGACTGGGAGTACGGGCAGCGGCTCTTCCTCAAGCGCAACGACACCTACTGGGGCTCCAAGCCCCCGTTCGCCAAGGCCGAATACCAGTGGCGCAGCGAGGGCAGCGTCCGCGCGGCGATGATCACCAATGACGAGACCGACATCGCCGTGAGCCTCGGACCCGAGGACGGCGCCGAGGATCTCGGTGTGCCGTTCCAGAACAACGAGACCACCGCCCTGCGCATGCAGGCCACCGAGGCGCCACTCAACGACATTCGCGTCCGCCAGGCCATCAACTACGCCGTCAACCGTGAAGGCATCGTCAAGGCGCTGTTCCGCGGACTCGGTGACCCCGCCTCACAGCTGATCCCCTCCGGCGTCGTCGGATACAACCCGGATCTGCAGCTGTGGCCACACGACCTCGACAAGGCCAGGGCGCTCATCGACGAGGCCAGGGCCGACGGTGTGCCCGTCGACACCGAGATCCGCCTCATCGGCCGCACCGCCCAGTTCCCGAAGATCAGCGAGACCATCGAGGTGCTGCAGAGCGAGTTCTCCGACATCGGCCTCAACGTGAAGATCGAGATGATGGACACGTCCAACCAGCTGCTGTACCAGTTGCGGCCGTTCCTCGAGGGCGCCGGCCCCTACCTGCTGATGATCATGCATGGCAACCAGGCCGGTGACGCCGCGTTCACCATGGACCAGTACATGCTGTCCGACGGACCTCAAGCCGCCTACGGCACACCGGAATTCGACACGAAGATCCGCGCCGCCGAGGAGCTCACCGGACAGCAGCGCCAGGATGCCTTCGCGAAGCTCTTCGCCGACGAGCCGCAGGAGATCATGCAGATGGCCTACCTCGCGCATATGAAGGGCATCCTCGGCAAATCGCCTCGAGTCGACTACACCCCCAACTCCGCCACCGGTGACGAGATGCGGCTGGCCGAGATGACGCCCGCCGGCTCCGCCACCCCCACGGTCGCCCAGTAAGGAAGGCCAGACCCCATGTTCTCCTTCATCCGGCGCCGGACATACACCAGCGCACTGCCTTTGATCATCGTGCTGCTGGGAGTGTTCCTGCTCGCGCGCCTCACCGGTGACCCCACCAACCTGTACCTGCCCGAGTCCGCGACGCCCGAACAGCGCGAAGCCTTCGCCAAGGCCAACGGTTTCGACCAGCCGGTATGGACGCAGCTCGTCGACTACTTCAAGGGCGTCCTGCATTTCGACTTCGGCACCTCACTGCGCACCGGTGAGTCCGCCTCCGAGATGGCGTTCCGCGCATTCCCCGCCACCCTGCAGTTGGCCTTCACCACAATGCTTCTCGCCGTAGTCGGCGCCATCGTCGTCGGCTGCTGGGCCGCCTACCGGCCCAACTCGCTTGCCGACCGGTTCTCCAGCCTGCTGTCCATGACCGCAGCGTCCATCCCCGACTTCTGGTTCGCCATCACCGGCGTGTGGCTCTTCGCGGTGCTCCTCGGCGTGCTGCCCACCTCCGGCGTCGACAGCGGCATCCTGTCCTGGATCCTGCCGATCGCCACCCTGATGATCCGGCCCCTCGGTGTGCTCACCCAAGTCGTGCGCGGTGCAATGGTTTCCGCACTCTCCGCGCCGTATGTACGGCTGGCCCGCAGCAAGGGCGCCAGCGACTTCCGCGTCGTGTCCCACCACGCGCTCCGCAACGCCGCCGCCCCCGCGCTGACCGTCGCCGGCGACCTGGCCGTCGGACTGATCAACGGCGCGGTCGTCGTCGAGGCGATCTTCGGCTGGCCCGGTATCGGCAAGCTGATGATCGACGCGATCCTGCAACGCGACTTCGCCGTCCTGCAGGCCGCCGTCCTGCTGACCGCCGTGAGCATCTTCCTGCTCAACATCTTCATCGACGCCTGCTACGCGCTGCTCGACGCACGTGTCCGCGAACCGGTAATGGCCTAAGGGAGAAAGAGATATGAGTACTGGAATCGATCTCGTACCCGTCAAGCCGACCACCGCCATCGTCGGTGAGCCTGGGCAAGACGACGCCAAAAAGGGCACTGCGTCGAAATGGTTCAGTATGCTGCTCAACGACCGCGTCGCTGCCGCCGCGGCCCTGATCCTTGGCTTGGTCTTCCTCACCGCGATCCTCGGCCCGACGCTCGTCGGTGACCTCGCCACCAAGATCGACCTGGACAACTCCAACCAGGCACCGTTCACGTTCGCGCACGGCTGGGCCAACTTCCTCGGCACCGACCCACTGGGCCGCAGCATGCTGGCCCGGCTGATCGTCGCGTGCCAGACGACCCTGTCGGTCGCGATCCCTGCCGTGGTGATCTCCGCGGTCGTCGGCTCGGCCGTCGGTATGTGGGCCGGCTACTACCGCGGCTGGCGCGAGACGGTCGCCATGCGCGTCGCCGACGTGATCATGAGCTTCCCGTCGCTGCTGCTCGCGGTCGTCGTGCTCTACGTCTTCTCCCCCAGCGCGGCGAATATCGTTCTGGTGCTTGCGATCACCCGCATTCCGGTCTACCTGCGCACCGCTCGCGCCGAATCCGCGGAGCTGCAGAGCCGGCTGTTCGTCGACGCCGCCCGCACCTTCGGCGCACCTGCGGGCTCCATCATCTTCCGCCACGTCCTGCCGATCGTGCTGCCGACACTGCTGACCGTCGCGACATTGGACTTCTGCTACGTGATGTTGGCGGAGAGCTCGCTGAGCTTCCTCGGCATCGGCATCCAGCCGCCCGACGTCAGCTGGGGCCTGATGGTCGCCCAGGGGCGGACCTACCTGCACACCGCGTGGTGGCTGTCGTTCTTTCCCGGCCTGGCCATCGTCATCACCACCGTGTCGGCG is part of the Mycolicibacterium tusciae JS617 genome and encodes:
- a CDS encoding TetR/AcrR family transcriptional regulator, whose product is MPNRGWSGNAPGSDEEAIDRILDVADAIIAERGTAVRIADVARMLGVTRQTVYRYFPNTEELLLASGMRTADGFLDQLAEHTSGLTEPAAAIVEGIAFAVETLAEDAQFANLLRNGSKSGTAVSLTSDTARAFSRSMLHRCDVDWESNGYDEAALDELAELGLRTFHSILVDPGEPARDGFALRRFISRWLGPAVVYPRLTQVMEALQPISVRPQRSRPTASA
- a CDS encoding LysR substrate-binding domain-containing protein; translation: MFSLARLSCFVAVAEELHFGRAAERLHMTQPPLSRQIQQLESELGVQLIDRTTRTVTLTPAGVAFLPDARRILQLAEGAAQTVKRIPEGDLGTVVVGFTAASAHVVLPRLLSAAREKLPDVKLDLREMVTAVQLDGLMSGEVDLGMARPPVKRPGLVSRPLLHEQLIAALPEEHPLAALNRQLTLNDLDGQDVIMYSPIQARYFNELLISTFTIAGASPRYVQYVTQVHTMLVLVRTGIGIALVPASAATLHPDNVVFRTIGAFRERPVELDAVWRGDSSNPALLRLLRDVLPQREWTTDNLVEDVLS
- a CDS encoding serine hydrolase domain-containing protein codes for the protein MTRTVRIASSAMCVAFVIAGCSSSPAPTPALKPIDAAAFRAVVEKVAKDLYVPGAMVVLRTPQGDFEATVGTTELGAVAPPAADTHFRIASNTKTFTAALIVLLAQDGKLKFDDPISDYVPDVPDGNNITIADLLKMRSGLYNYTAAPELADALDADPAKAWTPQEVLAIGFKHPPNFPPDTEYEYDNTNYALLGLVAEKVGGSPLAQQFQDRLFGPVGLEQTSLPAIDDTSIPAPYSHGYMYGESKYALADIEYPAGMQAEMRDGTLEPVDYTNQNSSYATAAGGAISTADDLATWIKALVSGKVFDADFHRQWLDSLQVEIPDAAGGQEYGYGISYQRYSPTAQMYYHRGELPGFNSFIGHDPDADVTLVIWTNLTLSPDGRTTANAMLPYLLDEIYTGLSVAPK
- a CDS encoding ISL3 family transposase: MRNASLWRTVLCVENAVVEGVEFDDQTQALVVHMRPRRPLKGRCGDCGSRASWYDRGQGRRRWRGLDLGTVQVFLEADAPRVNCPTHGPTVRQVPWARHGAGHTRSFDQQVAWLATHCSKKAITELMRIAWRTVGSIITRVWADTVAGVDGFADLTRIGIDEISYKRHHKYLTVVVDHDSGRLVWAHPGHERATVRAFFDALEASGAGRCAQITHVTADGAKWIADVVSERCPDAIRCADPFHVVGWATEALDAVRQQAWSDARRSGHTRSHGWAHGRRATISTGPAQALRRARYALWKNPENLTDRQQAKLRWIATTDPRLYRAYLLKEGLRTVFKLPADHAAEALDRWIAWARRSRIESFVKLQRRIAGHREQILASIAHGLSNGLIESVNTKIRLITRIAFGFAHPGALIALAMLTLGGHRPTLPGRQ
- a CDS encoding TetR/AcrR family transcriptional regulator; protein product: MPGRAGIPDTAESKRDTYHHGDLKRALTDAALQLVQEKGPKGFTLREVARRAGVSAAAPYRHFADKAQLLAAAATQGFVQLHETLDDTVKATPDLSAQVLAMGRAYVRWAVTHPDYYQVMFGSELDKTESPEVLAAGERAFDDLLDTIVRCQESGLLPKGDSRTIAGPIWSVLHGVSMLTIGSDLIHVGIREEPEALIERSLRDLLFDNE
- a CDS encoding hemophore-related protein, which encodes MRLKAKIFVASGGLLLSVVAPAGIASAQQDVGPIVNTTCSYPQVVSALNAHDPAAAAQLTGSPFVAGWIQNFLAQGPAERTVLIQQVQGNPQAAEYTGLVLQVASTCNNF
- a CDS encoding serine/threonine-protein kinase; the encoded protein is MSLAEGDVFAGYTVVHKLGAGGMGEVYLVQHPRLPRYDALKILPVELTIDREYRERFNREADVVARLWHPHIVGVHDRGEAEGQLWITMDFVEGTDAARLLGDHQGGGLPPEDVVRIVTSVADALDYAHGEELLHRDVKPSNILLAQSNSKFSRALLADFGIARWVKDTAGLTATDMTVGTVAYAAPEQLMGQALDGRADQYALAATAFHLLTGQQLFQHDNPAVVISNHLTASPPAIGERIPELSGLGPAFERALAKLPADRFDTCTDFAEAMAHGLSEAAQGLGATDRTMAAPASGKQHRRKDAGGSRRLRLGLLAAGAAAVLVGGAIAVGVAIANREEPAAQRAPAPPAASTPAVPVVRIGADCDPLGSAGVATSGQQAYCSRLPATNTQLWSIYQGTVPSPHPTAAPAPTDEVYATGIEEQVQACVSQTEKTRAECRNDIRDGNLSGPA
- a CDS encoding 2-hydroxyacid dehydrogenase, whose protein sequence is MSNRSVLQVGPLKPSLAQTLQDDYAAYVLPDEPAEFLAEHGSEIRAVVTSGRTGVNAELMAALPNLGAVVNFGVGYDTTDVDAAAARGVGVSNTPDVLTDCVADTAVGLLIDTLRQFSASDRYVRAGRWPVDGNYPLTRQVSNTRVGIIGLGRIGSAIAKRLSAFGCTISYHNRHEVQGSEYTYVGSPVELAAGVDVLVVAAAGGAGTQKLVSAEVLDALGSSGYLINIARGSVVDENALVAALVDGRLAGAGLDVFADEPNVPEALLSMDNVVVLPHVASGTVETRAAMEDLTLRNLSSFLESGQLVTPVQLPVAASG